The following is a genomic window from Bacillus sp. FJAT-52991.
CAATGACCGCAAGATAAAGTACATGCTACCCCCATAAAACGCAATCACCTCTTATTTTAATTCTGGTATCGCCTCTCGACACTCTTCCTTACTAAACAGCGCATTCATACTATTTAATACTTCCGTTGTATTCGACCAATCACCGATATTACTCGTATAAATTATTGTATAAGATTCCAGCTGACCTACTTCTATGATAAATTTCAATGTATTGCCTTTTAAACGCTCAAACCACATAACAAGGCAATTGTTTAACCACCAATTCCATTATTGCTCGCCAGTGTTCATAATTTTTCTCTGTCAAACCCTATTAACAAATGCCGATATTCAACACGTAATATCCTGATAGCCGATTTCGGTTACTTTTTCATTTACAAGACGAAGACCTAATCCATTTTCCATGTCCCATGTACAGTCGAAGGTTAATCCGATTGCTCGACCTTCAAAAATCCCTGCATACGGAATAGAAATTCCAACTAAACTTATCCTCTTAAGCAGTTGATCAGTTGTTTCAATTAAAGGGTAATCTTTGTTAAATTCAATATCATAACCGAGTTCATGTCGCTTTTGTTTGTAATAATCTAAAATTGGTGGCAATAAACTTTGTTGAAGGTGATCCCAATTTTGCATTAATGAAGTATATGATTCATATTGTTCTTTATCAAATTTACCATCTTCTTCACCATCTACCATTAATGCAATCTCAGCTTCTTGTCCAAAAAACTCAATAGTCGTGTATCTAAACCATATATATTCA
Proteins encoded in this region:
- a CDS encoding DUF2004 domain-containing protein, whose amino-acid sequence is MTINDEVFGELEYEYIWFRYTTIEFFGQEAEIALMVDGEEDGKFDKEQYESYTSLMQNWDHLQQSLLPPILDYYKQKRHELGYDIEFNKDYPLIETTDQLLKRISLVGISIPYAGIFEGRAIGLTFDCTWDMENGLGLRLVNEKVTEIGYQDITC